In Spirochaetota bacterium, a single window of DNA contains:
- a CDS encoding chemotaxis protein CheD: MYIRNSHKLKKPLKVLYPGDCYVSNKDEYIGTLLGSCVAVCLYDPVNKVGGMNHFVLPGKVVQKHTKHKMTVDDDEQKELLKYGTRAIENLIAQMEQYGQRKNIVAKIFGGGKVLDYQTTQYGICNMNVRIAKILLEMADIPIVSEDVGGTVARKVVFDVESGRVYCKQLTKVDEKDTTFTTELSIVG, from the coding sequence ATGTATATACGAAATTCGCATAAATTAAAGAAGCCCTTAAAAGTGCTGTATCCCGGTGACTGTTATGTTAGCAATAAAGATGAATATATAGGGACATTGCTTGGTTCGTGTGTGGCTGTATGCCTGTACGATCCTGTTAACAAGGTAGGAGGTATGAATCACTTTGTATTGCCAGGTAAAGTGGTGCAGAAACATACAAAGCATAAAATGACTGTTGATGACGATGAACAGAAAGAACTACTGAAATATGGCACAAGGGCAATTGAAAATCTTATTGCCCAGATGGAGCAGTATGGCCAGAGAAAAAATATAGTTGCTAAGATATTTGGTGGCGGGAAAGTTCTGGATTATCAAACTACGCAGTATGGGATCTGTAATATGAATGTAAGAATTGCAAAGATATTACTGGAAATGGCCGATATTCCTATTGTAAGTGAAGATGTGGGTGGAACAGTTGCCCGTAAAGTGGTCTTTGACGTTGAATCGGGAAGGGTTTATTGTAAACAATTAACCAAGGTTGACGAAAAAGATACAACTTTTACAACGGAGTTATCAATAGTTGGATAA
- a CDS encoding chemotaxis response regulator protein-glutamate methylesterase codes for MDKIKVLVVDDSAVMRKTLTDILNASNKIEVVGTALDPYIAVNKIKQLAPDVLTLDIEMPRMDGLTFLRKLMIANPMPVIMVSAFTDKGAVQTIKALEYGAVDFILKPRSDDTQEWERFATELRDKVITAAEIKSDRFTAHSREKAIEIEEKFSADIILPKTVSKVRTTHSDVIIALGASTGGTEVIAKILGSLHENVPAIAIVQHMPEKFTEAFANRVNNNSKLYVKEAQNGDRLYRGTALIAPGNRHMLVRADSNGYFVEINDGPPVNRHKPSVDVLFRSVAQVVSKSVGILCTGMGADGAEGLGEILQAGGVTIAQDEASSVVFGMPREAIKRGAAQKVMNIEQMIAYINNL; via the coding sequence TTGGATAAAATAAAGGTATTAGTGGTTGATGATTCTGCGGTAATGCGCAAAACATTAACCGATATTCTTAACGCATCAAATAAAATTGAAGTTGTTGGAACCGCTTTAGACCCCTATATTGCTGTAAATAAAATTAAGCAGCTTGCTCCTGATGTATTGACGCTTGATATTGAAATGCCACGCATGGATGGTTTAACGTTTTTGCGAAAGCTCATGATAGCAAACCCCATGCCGGTAATAATGGTGAGCGCATTCACTGATAAAGGTGCAGTACAAACCATAAAAGCATTGGAATACGGTGCGGTTGATTTTATTTTAAAACCACGTTCTGATGATACGCAGGAATGGGAACGCTTTGCAACTGAGTTGCGGGATAAAGTCATAACTGCAGCGGAAATAAAATCGGATCGGTTTACTGCGCACAGCAGGGAAAAAGCAATTGAAATTGAAGAAAAGTTCAGTGCAGATATAATATTGCCAAAAACAGTTTCCAAGGTGCGAACTACTCATAGTGATGTCATCATAGCCCTAGGTGCTTCCACAGGTGGTACTGAAGTCATTGCAAAAATTTTAGGTAGCCTTCATGAAAATGTACCGGCAATCGCCATAGTGCAGCATATGCCAGAAAAATTTACCGAAGCATTTGCAAATAGAGTAAACAATAATTCAAAGCTATATGTAAAAGAAGCGCAGAATGGTGACAGGCTGTACAGAGGCACAGCACTCATTGCACCGGGGAATCGCCATATGCTGGTGCGTGCAGATTCCAACGGCTACTTTGTGGAAATAAATGATGGGCCTCCAGTCAACAGGCATAAACCCTCTGTGGACGTACTATTCCGCTCGGTAGCGCAGGTAGTAAGCAAAAGTGTAGGTATTTTATGCACAGGAATGGGCGCTGATGGCGCTGAAGGGTTGGGTGAAATACTACAAGCAGGTGGTGTGACAATTGCACAGGATGAGGCTTCATCAGTTGTGTTTGGTATGCCACGCGAAGCTATTAAGCGCGGTGCGGCACAAAAAGTAATGAATATTGAACAAATGATTGCATATATAAATAATTTATAA
- a CDS encoding protein-glutamate O-methyltransferase CheR, which yields MNTTFYQQLSQQDFDYIRNIVYKESGIKLSEMKRALVQSRLLRRMRELGMHRYEEYCDYLRDNYDDEIENLINCITTNKTEFFREREHFSILQRIVEQELSHKNIVIWSAGCSTGEEAYSIAIVLYESNFKKQFTIIATDIDTKVLHTAQNGIYPLEAVQTLDVSLLKKYFLKGKDQYTGYAKVKNFLKEKISFQHLNLLDESYRLKGHFDIIFCRNVMIYFDKDVQSKVLKKFYDYLPKGGYLFLGYAEAIVSANLPFHYVAHSVYQKR from the coding sequence ATGAATACTACTTTTTATCAACAGTTAAGTCAGCAGGATTTTGATTATATCAGAAATATTGTATATAAAGAATCAGGGATAAAGCTTTCTGAAATGAAACGTGCGCTGGTGCAATCGCGCCTACTTCGCAGAATGCGTGAGTTGGGCATGCACCGCTATGAAGAGTATTGCGATTACCTTAGAGACAATTATGATGATGAAATTGAAAACTTAATAAATTGTATCACCACTAACAAAACAGAATTCTTCAGGGAACGTGAACATTTTTCTATATTGCAGCGGATTGTTGAACAGGAGCTATCGCATAAAAATATTGTTATCTGGAGCGCAGGTTGCTCAACTGGCGAAGAAGCCTACAGCATTGCCATTGTGTTATATGAGAGCAATTTCAAAAAACAATTTACTATTATTGCCACTGACATTGACACTAAAGTGCTTCACACCGCACAAAACGGCATTTACCCACTTGAAGCTGTACAAACACTTGATGTTAGTCTTTTAAAAAAATATTTTTTAAAAGGAAAAGATCAGTATACTGGATATGCAAAAGTCAAAAACTTTCTTAAAGAAAAAATTTCTTTTCAGCACCTGAATTTGCTTGATGAGAGCTATCGCCTTAAAGGGCATTTTGATATAATTTTTTGCCGAAATGTCATGATTTATTTTGATAAAGATGTACAATCAAAAGTATTAAAAAAATTTTATGATTATTTACCAAAAGGTGGCTATCTTTTCTTAGGGTATGCTGAAGCGATAGTAAGCGCCAATCTTCCTTTCCATTATGTAGCCCATTCAGTATATCAAAAACGATAA